A genomic window from Pseudomonadota bacterium includes:
- a CDS encoding metalloregulator ArsR/SmtB family transcription factor has protein sequence MAISKSDEFDARIASLARYAKALAHPARLAILETLAKKATCICGEIVEVLPLAQSTVSQHLKELKEAELITGKIDGLKSCYCLNPEAIEELEKLFGSLMKNLNKGLSTKKCC, from the coding sequence ATGGCAATCTCTAAATCAGACGAATTTGACGCCCGAATAGCCTCATTGGCTCGCTACGCTAAGGCACTGGCACACCCAGCTAGGCTAGCCATTCTCGAAACCTTGGCGAAAAAGGCGACATGTATCTGCGGGGAGATTGTTGAGGTACTTCCACTTGCTCAATCAACTGTTTCACAGCATTTGAAAGAATTAAAAGAAGCGGAACTTATCACAGGCAAAATTGACGGACTCAAAAGCTGCTACTGCCTGAACCCAGAAGCGATTGAAGAACTAGAAAAGCTTTTTGGATCGTTAATGAAAAATCTGAACAAAGGACTCAGTACGAAAAAGTGTTGCTAG
- a CDS encoding DUF445 domain-containing protein — protein sequence MSQPKDAPQQESPQGVTFPSSSGSNESFDGMPRNASTPWWVATSLLLIMAVVFVAACILHWESGWQGGVRAFAEAAMVGALADWFAVTALFRRPLGLPIPHTAIIPANKGRIGRSLGLFVQKNFLSEQILGGEMVNISAVLARWLGIVENRARIVRRVRELIPQVLQTLNEDEIRHFVDRQAEDFISRIDFAKATGRILRLLTTNGMHEVLLDEIVQESHVFFRTNKEWLRNQLREASPWFIPEFVDRRIFDSIVARTEDTFGKAVSDRKHELRLRLHSALIVFIEKLEHSEDLQTKAAAFRETLLASDVFRVYIRSVRDAVVEEIQGDIKRGDSTLVAAMERALTHMVISMSSSPQLQHKLNRLIRGVLRAVLGNQSTHVADLISRTIDAWDTNTLVSKLEEQVGYDLQYIRINGTLVGGLVGLALYALGRSL from the coding sequence ATGTCTCAGCCTAAGGACGCTCCGCAGCAGGAGAGTCCTCAGGGGGTGACATTTCCGAGCTCTAGTGGATCAAATGAATCCTTTGATGGCATGCCACGTAACGCTAGTACGCCCTGGTGGGTAGCGACCTCGTTACTGCTTATTATGGCGGTGGTATTTGTAGCGGCGTGCATATTGCACTGGGAGAGCGGATGGCAGGGTGGAGTGCGCGCATTCGCTGAGGCTGCCATGGTAGGAGCGCTTGCGGACTGGTTTGCTGTTACGGCGCTCTTTCGACGTCCGCTTGGCCTGCCCATCCCGCATACGGCGATTATTCCGGCTAATAAGGGACGCATCGGTAGAAGCCTAGGCCTCTTTGTACAGAAGAACTTTCTCTCAGAACAGATCCTGGGTGGGGAGATGGTCAATATCTCAGCTGTTTTAGCGCGCTGGCTTGGGATTGTTGAAAACAGAGCCCGTATCGTTAGGCGGGTTAGGGAGCTAATACCGCAGGTGCTACAAACCCTTAACGAAGATGAGATTAGACACTTCGTGGATCGACAGGCGGAGGATTTCATCAGTCGTATCGATTTCGCGAAAGCAACGGGAAGAATCCTGCGTCTATTAACGACAAATGGGATGCATGAGGTGCTGCTTGATGAGATCGTTCAGGAGTCACATGTATTTTTCAGGACAAACAAGGAGTGGCTGCGTAATCAGCTACGCGAGGCGAGCCCGTGGTTTATTCCGGAGTTCGTCGATCGCAGGATCTTTGATTCTATAGTTGCTCGAACTGAGGACACCTTTGGAAAGGCGGTCTCGGATAGAAAGCATGAGTTGCGGCTCAGGCTGCATTCAGCGCTGATAGTTTTTATCGAAAAACTTGAGCACTCTGAGGATTTGCAGACCAAGGCAGCTGCCTTTAGGGAGACGCTTCTAGCTAGTGATGTATTTCGTGTTTATATCAGATCGGTCAGAGATGCCGTAGTTGAGGAGATTCAGGGCGACATTAAGCGCGGTGATTCAACCCTGGTGGCTGCAATGGAGCGCGCCCTCACACACATGGTAATATCGATGAGCAGCTCGCCTCAATTGCAGCACAAGCTCAATCGACTAATCCGAGGGGTTTTGCGAGCGGTGCTTGGAAATCAGAGCACCCATGTTGCAGATCTGATCTCTAGGACTATCGACGCGTGGGATACAAACACCCTCGTTTCTAAGTTAGAGGAGCAGGTTGGGTACGATCTGCAATATATTCGCATTAATGGCACACTGGTGGGAGGATTAGTAGGGCTTGCGCTCTACGCTCTTGGGCGCTCCTTGTAG
- a CDS encoding superoxide dismutase, producing MTFELKPLPYTTNALEPHIDTKTMEIHHGKHHATYVTNLNNALKDQPELASRTLEELLTHLNEVPETIRTTVRNNGGGHWNHEFFWSLMTPDGSDTPSGDLAKEIDATFGSFAEFKAKLKTAGLGRFGSGWAWLIANRDGSLAIVSTPNQDNPLMEGKYAILGVDVWEHAYYLNYQNRRADYLDAWWSVVNWDVVAKLYANRK from the coding sequence ATGACATTCGAACTTAAGCCCCTGCCCTACACTACCAATGCCCTTGAGCCACATATCGATACTAAAACTATGGAGATTCACCACGGTAAGCACCACGCTACCTACGTGACCAACCTCAATAACGCCTTAAAGGATCAGCCCGAGCTTGCTAGCAGAACGCTGGAAGAGCTTCTTACACACCTTAATGAGGTGCCGGAGACTATTCGTACAACGGTTCGTAACAACGGCGGCGGACACTGGAATCACGAGTTCTTCTGGAGCCTAATGACTCCGGACGGGAGTGACACCCCTAGCGGTGACCTCGCCAAGGAGATTGATGCTACATTTGGCAGCTTCGCTGAGTTTAAGGCAAAACTAAAAACGGCTGGGCTAGGTCGCTTCGGCTCGGGCTGGGCTTGGCTTATAGCAAACCGAGACGGCTCTCTGGCTATCGTCTCAACCCCCAACCAGGACAACCCTCTTATGGAGGGCAAATACGCGATCCTCGGCGTCGATGTCTGGGAGCACGCATACTACCTTAACTATCAGAACCGCAGAGCTGATTATCTTGATGCTTGGTGGAGCGTTGTAAACTGGGACGTTGTTGCAAAGCTCTACGCTAATAGAAAGTAG
- the arsM gene encoding arsenite methyltransferase, with protein sequence MKDAQELKSIVKQKYGEIAQKSLEELDGSTCCGTQCCGGEPYDLTSFNDDYTNLKGYNKEADLKLGCGVPTEVAAIKSGDTVLDLGSGAGNDAFVARAIVGDSGKVIGVDMTEAMIAKAEKNTIMLGYTNVEFRLGDIENMPVQADSVDVVISNCVLNLVPNKKKAFSEIYRVLKPGAHFSVSDIVLTRELPEGLQQAAEMYAGCVSGAIQRTDYLGIIEKTGFQEVQVKVEKPIWLPKDVLLKYLSPEEVEKFTSSDAAILSITVYGEK encoded by the coding sequence ATGAAAGACGCTCAAGAACTTAAATCTATTGTAAAGCAAAAGTACGGTGAAATAGCTCAGAAATCGCTTGAAGAGCTTGATGGATCAACTTGTTGTGGAACTCAATGCTGTGGCGGTGAACCTTATGACTTAACTAGCTTTAATGACGACTACACCAACCTCAAGGGATACAACAAGGAGGCTGACCTTAAACTTGGATGTGGCGTGCCGACAGAAGTTGCAGCGATTAAGTCTGGTGATACAGTTCTTGATCTAGGGTCCGGTGCGGGTAATGACGCATTTGTTGCTAGAGCTATAGTGGGAGATAGCGGCAAAGTTATTGGTGTTGATATGACTGAAGCAATGATCGCTAAGGCCGAAAAAAACACTATTATGCTCGGTTACACGAACGTAGAATTTCGGCTTGGTGATATCGAAAACATGCCAGTTCAAGCAGATTCAGTTGATGTAGTAATCAGCAATTGTGTTCTCAACCTTGTTCCCAACAAGAAAAAAGCATTCAGTGAAATTTATAGGGTGTTGAAACCAGGCGCTCATTTTTCTGTTTCAGATATTGTGCTCACCCGAGAACTGCCTGAGGGGCTTCAACAGGCAGCGGAGATGTACGCAGGTTGTGTTTCGGGCGCAATTCAACGCACAGATTACTTAGGAATAATTGAGAAGACAGGATTTCAAGAAGTTCAAGTCAAGGTTGAAAAACCGATCTGGTTACCAAAAGACGTCTTATTAAAGTATCTTTCGCCGGAAGAAGTCGAGAAATTTACCAGTAGCGATGCGGCAATTTTAAGCATCACAGTATACGGTGAAAAATAA
- the leuS gene encoding leucine--tRNA ligase codes for MSEYDPKSIEQKWQSYWEANSTFKTEDRGREKVYVLDMFPYPSGAGLHIGHPLGYTATDIYARFKRMSGFDVLHPMGFDAFGLPAEQHAVNTGEHPSIITKQSCQTFVRQMKQFGLSYDWDRELATCTSDYYKWTQWIFLQLYNSWFDETVQKARPLEELPIPSAIQQQGELALQAYQAEHRLAYYASAMVNWCPALGTVLANEEVIDGKSERGGHDVVRKPMKQWMLRITKYSERLLSELEEINWPEAIKEQQRNWIGRRTGTEITFAVAGSESPIVAFTTRPDTLFGVTFFVVAPEHPLVEELTSAEQRAKVTQYRDEAARMSDFDRTFDNRKKTGVFTGGHVVNPINGEKVPVYIGDYVLISYGTGAVMGVPAHDARDFEFAKTFKLPVRAVVVPSDPTDSVKSSVSEGQIAWVESGIMLQNNDPVAQELKLEGIPNKEGGERITAWLEQHKVGNKVVNYKLRDWLFSRQRYWGEPIPIVHWEDGTVSSLKDTDLPLMLPQVVDYKPSDSGESPLAKVKEWLDITDPVTGKRGKRETNTMPQWAGSCWYYLRFIDPKNSEAGWDPKLEKRWMPVDLYVGGAEHAVLHLLYARFWHKVMFDLGYVSTREPFKKLYNQGMIQAHAYKDTRGALISSDLVLENEAGVAHHKQTGEQLERIVAKMSKSLKNVINPEDVIEIYGVDTLRTYLMFMGPLDASRPWDSKAIAGNVRFLRRAFSFVTGGKDSGFRDVVALEAEPNEIKKGINKAVKKIGEDIEAIRFNTPISTLMELLNTIGDKPVSKDTLEKLVLVLSPFAPHLAEELWERLGNSASASLAAWPIFDPAHVIDDVITVVIQIGGKKRATIDVAPTISENDLRLAISKAMANTAYKIADKDRFITVYVPGTKTPRLVNVITEG; via the coding sequence GTGTCTGAGTACGATCCTAAAAGCATAGAACAGAAGTGGCAGTCATACTGGGAAGCTAACAGCACCTTTAAGACCGAAGATAGGGGACGCGAGAAGGTCTACGTACTCGATATGTTTCCATACCCCTCCGGAGCAGGGCTCCATATCGGACACCCGCTCGGATACACTGCAACCGATATCTATGCGCGCTTTAAGCGCATGAGTGGCTTTGATGTGCTACACCCGATGGGGTTCGATGCCTTCGGACTTCCCGCCGAACAACACGCCGTAAACACCGGGGAACATCCCTCTATTATCACTAAACAAAGTTGTCAGACCTTCGTTCGTCAGATGAAGCAGTTCGGACTATCCTACGATTGGGATAGGGAGCTCGCCACCTGCACATCCGACTACTACAAGTGGACACAATGGATCTTCCTGCAGCTTTATAACTCCTGGTTTGACGAGACGGTACAAAAGGCACGACCGCTAGAGGAGCTGCCGATTCCGAGCGCCATACAACAGCAGGGAGAATTGGCGCTGCAAGCCTACCAAGCCGAGCATCGTCTCGCATACTACGCATCTGCAATGGTAAACTGGTGCCCAGCACTCGGGACAGTGCTCGCCAACGAAGAGGTGATCGATGGCAAATCAGAGCGTGGTGGTCACGATGTAGTCCGTAAGCCGATGAAGCAGTGGATGCTACGCATCACAAAGTACTCAGAGCGACTGCTAAGCGAGCTTGAGGAGATTAATTGGCCAGAAGCTATCAAAGAGCAACAACGTAACTGGATCGGTCGAAGAACCGGTACAGAGATAACCTTTGCCGTTGCTGGCTCAGAGAGCCCGATCGTAGCCTTTACAACCAGGCCAGACACCCTCTTCGGAGTGACCTTCTTTGTTGTGGCGCCCGAGCACCCACTTGTTGAGGAGCTTACAAGCGCAGAGCAGCGCGCCAAGGTCACGCAGTATCGTGACGAAGCCGCGCGCATGAGCGATTTCGATCGGACCTTCGATAATCGTAAAAAGACAGGGGTCTTTACAGGGGGCCACGTTGTTAATCCCATTAACGGTGAAAAGGTTCCAGTCTATATCGGCGATTACGTTCTGATCTCGTACGGAACTGGGGCCGTCATGGGCGTTCCTGCACACGACGCACGCGATTTTGAATTTGCAAAAACCTTTAAGCTTCCCGTGCGCGCCGTAGTCGTTCCAAGCGATCCCACCGACAGTGTGAAAAGCTCCGTCAGTGAGGGTCAGATTGCGTGGGTAGAAAGCGGTATCATGCTTCAAAACAACGACCCAGTTGCTCAGGAGCTAAAGCTTGAGGGTATCCCTAATAAAGAGGGGGGGGAGAGAATTACGGCGTGGTTGGAGCAGCATAAAGTTGGCAATAAAGTTGTTAACTATAAGCTAAGAGATTGGCTCTTCTCGCGCCAACGTTATTGGGGGGAGCCGATACCGATAGTGCACTGGGAGGATGGTACCGTTAGCTCTCTCAAGGATACTGATCTGCCCCTTATGCTGCCGCAGGTAGTTGATTATAAGCCCTCAGATAGCGGTGAGTCGCCACTCGCTAAGGTTAAGGAGTGGCTCGATATTACCGACCCAGTTACTGGCAAGAGGGGTAAACGTGAAACTAACACCATGCCGCAATGGGCGGGCTCATGTTGGTACTACCTGCGCTTTATAGATCCGAAGAATTCGGAAGCTGGCTGGGATCCTAAACTTGAGAAGAGGTGGATGCCGGTTGATCTCTACGTTGGTGGCGCAGAGCACGCAGTGTTGCACCTCCTTTATGCCCGTTTCTGGCACAAGGTGATGTTTGACCTTGGCTACGTTTCAACTAGGGAGCCGTTCAAGAAGCTCTATAACCAGGGCATGATTCAGGCGCACGCTTATAAGGATACTAGGGGTGCGTTAATCTCAAGCGATCTTGTCTTAGAGAACGAAGCAGGTGTTGCACACCACAAGCAAACTGGGGAGCAGCTTGAACGGATCGTTGCAAAGATGTCTAAGTCGCTTAAGAACGTAATAAATCCAGAGGACGTTATCGAGATCTACGGTGTCGATACGTTGCGCACCTATCTGATGTTTATGGGCCCGCTCGATGCATCTCGTCCGTGGGACTCAAAGGCTATCGCTGGTAATGTGCGCTTTCTTCGGCGCGCCTTCTCCTTTGTAACAGGAGGCAAGGACTCCGGCTTTAGAGATGTTGTGGCTTTAGAGGCTGAGCCAAATGAGATCAAGAAGGGCATTAATAAAGCGGTCAAGAAGATCGGTGAGGATATCGAAGCGATCCGTTTTAATACCCCGATCTCAACCCTAATGGAGCTGCTCAATACTATCGGTGATAAGCCGGTCTCAAAGGATACCCTTGAGAAGCTCGTTTTAGTTCTCTCCCCATTTGCGCCACACCTTGCAGAGGAGCTCTGGGAGCGACTCGGAAATAGCGCCTCAGCGAGTCTCGCGGCCTGGCCGATATTCGACCCTGCGCACGTGATCGACGATGTTATAACGGTTGTAATTCAGATCGGTGGAAAGAAACGGGCAACCATAGATGTCGCACCAACTATCTCAGAGAACGATCTCAGGCTAGCGATTAGTAAGGCGATGGCCAACACAGCCTACAAGATAGCCGATAAAGATCGCTTTATTACGGTCTATGTTCCAGGCACAAAGACCCCTAGACTTGTAAATGTAATAACTGAGGGTTAG